In Lacinutrix sp. Bg11-31, the DNA window TCTACTGTTTTGGCTATATCTACTTTAGCTAATTTATTAGTCATTGTAGTAAGGTTTCCAGAAGTAGTTTCGAAATTAGTAAGTGTATTATCTAATTTTGCTTTGTTAGTGTCTATTAAACCATTTAAAGATTTTGCTGTTGCATTAAAACTAGCTACTGTGGCGCTTAAACCAGCAATACTATTTCTTAAGTTTGCTTGTGCTTTGGCATCGAAAATATTGTTAAAACCAACTAAAAGCGTATCGGTTTCACTCATTACTTTTTCTATTTTTTCTTGTAATGGTGTTAAACGCTCGTTAACTAGTTCCATCATGCCTTCTTTTGTTGTGCTTGTAAGGTAGTCTCCAGTTTTTGCGTTTTCAGCATTATCGTAGGCTGGAAGGATTTGTATTTCTTTTCCGCCAATAAATCCATTTTGGAACAATTCTGCCTTACTGTTTTTAGAGAATTTAAAATCGGTATCGACACTCATTTTTACAATTAAAGTCCCAGATTTTTCGTCTTCAAAATAAATGTCTAATACTTTTCCAATAGCGTAACCATTAACGGTTACAGGTGTTGATGGTTTTAAACCTTCTACATTATCGTATTTAGCATAAACAATTATATCGTTCTCTAAAAGGTTGGTGCCTTTTAGATAGCTGAAACCAAAAATAAATAAAGTTATTCCTGCAATAGCTAATATGGCTGTTTTGACTTCTCTGGATATTTTCAAATTGAAAGTGTTTGATTTGGTAACAAAAATAAAATAAATAAACTAAGAATGGTTCTATTTTGCGCCACTATTTAAGGCTTTTTGCAAACTTATGCGCTCACCATCTCTGTAGGCAACAATAAATGCGCTTTTAAATCCTTTTTGTTTAGCAACCTTTTTCATTTTTTGTATTTTATTAATGTCTGAAGTATAGCCATAAAAATACTTATATAACTTTCCTTCTTTATCTCGTGAAACCTCTTTTAAACCTTTAAAATTATAAGATTTAGGCTCTACTTTTTTTGAAGCTGCAGCAATTTGTACTTTAAAAATGGTGTTAGGAATTATTTTTTCTTCGGCAGGGATAACGGTTTCGTTTTCATCGTCTTTAATAATTATATAATCGGAATCCACAAAATTACCATCAATTTGCTTTTTATAACTTACAATACCATCTTTTATAGCTTTAGACATTTCCGTTTGCCCTTTATTAGAATTTAAATATGAGCCTTCTTTTTTGTAGGTTAAAAATCCTGTTTCAACTAAAACACTTGGCATATAAGTATTATGAAGCACCCAAAAAACATCTTGTTTTACTTTTCTGTTTTTACGCTTTAGTTTTACCATTTTTTCTTGAATAATGTTTGCAACCAGAATACTATTATCTAAGTTTTCTTCAGCAAGTGCGCTTATTCCTATTAATGATTCTGGTTTATCTGGATTAAAACCAGAATATTTTACTTCATAATTATCTTCAAGATATATTACTTCATTCTCTTTTTTAGCAGTGCTTAAATTTTGAGAACTTTTACTTAAACTCATTACAAATGTTCCTGCTCCATGTGCTTGAGAGGTGTGTGAATCGCAATGTACCGATACAAATAAATCTGCATCTGCCCTATTTGCAATTGCTGCTCTTTCTCTAAGCTCTATAAAAACATCTGTTTTTCTAGTATAAATTACTTTAAAATCATGCATTTTCTCTAGAGCAGCACCAACTTTAAGAATTATATTTAAAGCTATTTTTTTTTCTTTGAAGCCACTTCCTAAATTCCCAGGATCTTTTCCTCCATGTCCAGCATCTAAAACAACTATAAATTTACCAGACTCTGTTTGTGCATTTACAGATAGTGATACTGTTAATGTTATTATAATTAATAAGAAAAGCGTTTTTAGTTTCGTTTGCATAGTGATATAACCAATTTTATAAGCGTTTAGTATGGATTTACAAATTATATAGATATGATAAATTAATCATAAAAAATATATGTAATTTTGTGAATTCAAATATCGAGCCATACTTTAGCAAAAATACACACAAAAGCATTGCATACAAATAGAATTCACATACTTTTTGCCTTAAGTTTTACAGTGTTTATCAACACTTTTAGCTTTGCCCAAGTTGATGGCGAAGATAAAAGCATTGAAATTCCTAAAGAAAAAGAGGTTGAAACCATAAAGCCTTTTACTAAGGTTAACGACTCGATTGTTATTCCTGTTGAAAAATTAATTGCAACAAAAGAGACTGACTCTACAGAAACAGATTCTATAAAACCAAAACCTGCTCTTTTACAAGCTATAGTAACTTACAAAGCAAAAGATTATAATGCCTTTAATAGAAAAGAGCAAAAAATGTATTTGTATAATGAAGCTCAAGTAAATTATACAGATATGGAAATTACTGCTGGTTCTATAGTTATAGATTACAGTAAAAATTTAATTTACGCAGGAAGAACAAAAGATACTGCTGGTGTCTATTCTCAAAGACCTGTTTTTAAACAAGGAGATAATCTCATAGAGCCAGATTCTATGATCTTTAATTTTAAAAACAAGAAAGCAATAATTTTTAATTCTAATACCGAACAACAAGGTATGAAAATTAGATCTGAGCGTTCTAAAAAAGAAAATGATTCGGTTTATTTTTTAAATAAAATGCGAATTACCACAGCTGAGAACGAAGATGATCCCGAATATTATTTCATGATAGACAAGGCTAAACTTGTTCCAAACAAGAAAATTGTAGCAAGTTCTGCTCAAATGTTTATTTACAACGTTCCTACTCCTATTATAGTTCCTTTTGCCTTTTTTCCATTAAGTAAAAAACAAACGTCTGGTGTTATATTCCCTAGTTTTGGAGAACAAAATGATCGCGGATATTTTCTACAAAATGGAGGTTATTATTTTGCTATTAGTGATTATGTGGATTTAGCCGTTTTAGGAGATTATTATACTAATGGTAGTTATGGTTTGCGTTTAGAAAATAATTATAAAAAACGTTATAAATATAATGGTCGTCTAGGTTTTAGATATGAAAATCTAATTACTAGTGAACGTGGTTTTTCAGATTATGCTAAAACTACTGTATATAATTTACGTTGGTCTCATACTCAAGACACTAAATCTAGCCCAAGTTCTCGATTCTCAGCTTCTGTAAATTTAGGAAGTAGTAATTATTATCAGCAATCTCAAAATCAAGTAAATACAGCTAGTTTTCTAAATAACACCTTAGCTTCTTCAGTATCGTACTCTAAAACCTTTGAAGGCGAACCACAGGTTAACATGAGTTTAACTGCCACACATTCGCAAAACACGCAAACTGAAGCAATAAATCTAACCTTACCAACCTTACAAGCTAGTGTTGGTCGTGTTTATCCTTTCGCTCCTAAAGTTGGTTCAAAGAAAGGGATAATTCAAAATATAAACTTGCAATATAGTGTAAGAGGTGAAAATAGTATAAAAACTACAGATTCACTTTTTTTTAAAAGTGAAATGTTTGATGATGCAAAAATTGGAATGAAACACTCTATTCCTATTACTACCAATTTTAAAGTTTTTAATTACTTTAGTGTAAGTGCTAATGCAAGTTTTGACGAAGCATGGACATTAAATACAATTAACCGTTATTATGATAGTGATCTTAGTAAAACAATAACCGAAGACATTAAAGGTTTCGATGCCTATAGAACCTATAATTTTGGTGCAAGTGTTGGTACAACTGTATATGGACAGTTTAATTTTGAAGATGAAGGTGAAGATAAAAAAATAAAAGCTATAAGGCATGTTATGCGACCAAGCATTAGTTATAACATAAATCCAGCTTTCGATAGGTATTACGATTCTTACGAGGTTACAGATATTAATGGAGAAACCATACGTGAAGACGAGTTCTCACGTTTTGAAGGCAGTCTCTTTGGAGCTCCAAACAAAACCTATTCTAGTTCTATTGGCTTGTCGTTAAGTAACAATATTGAGGCTAAAGTAAGAGATAAAGACAGTACAATAACAGAGGCTAAAAAAATTATTTTATTAAATAATTTAAACTTTTCAACTTCTTATAATCTTGCAGGAGATTCTTTACGTATTAGTCCCGTTAGAATGAGTGGTGGTACACAACTATTCGATAATAAAATGAATGTTAATTTTGGTGCAACTCTAGATCCTTACGCACTAGATAATAACAATAAAAAGGTAGATGAATTTAATATAAAAAATGGTGGAAGTTTATTTAGGTTAACAAGCGCAAATCTTACTTTAGGTTACAGCTTAAATAGTAAAGGCAACGACAAAAAGTCTAATACTAGTGATAGAAGTCGAACTGAAACTTTAGACAGTGGAGGTCGTGATGATGATTTATTTGGACGTTCTCAAGATTTTGCAGACCAGCGTTACAACGAAGAAGACGATGAAAAAGAGGAAGAACTTGGAGATCTTTACAACTACAACGTACCATGGAATTTACGTTTAGCTTATGCAGTAAATTACTCAAATGCTCAGCGTCAAGACGAGATATCTTCACATTCTTTAATGTTCTCTGGCGATATTGAAATTTCACCTAAATGGAGTATTGGAGGCTCTTCTGGTTATGATTTTAAAAATCAAGGCTTCTCTTATACGCAATTACGTTTTGCAAGAGATTTAATGAGTTGGCGTATGAATTTTAGCTGGATACCTTTTAGTAGTAGAAGTTCTTGGAATTTCTTTATTGGTATAAAATCTAACATATTAAAAGATTTAAAATACGAAAAACGTCTAAAGCCAGATCAAGGGCTGTAAGTTAATATTCAGTTTAGAGTCTCAGTTAGCAGTGCTTACTCAAACTTTTAAAACGAAATTTGATTTCCAACTATGCTCAAGTTGGCACAGAATTAAAAAACAACTTAAAAATTTCCGTCTACGCGGAAATAAAAAAAAGAATACTTTTATGAAAAAAATAATAACAACAAAGCACGCTCCTGCTCCAATAGGACCATACAATCAAGCCGTTTTAAGTGGGAATACTTTATACACATCTGGACAAATTGCGTTGCATCCAGAAACTGGTGAATTAGTTTTAGATGATATTTCAACTGAAACAAAACAAGTTATGGAAAATATGAAAGCAGTTTTAGCTGCAGCAGACATGACCTTTGAAAACGTAATTAAGTCCTCAATATTTATTAGTGATATGAATAATTTTGGAGCAATAAACACAGTTTATGGAAAGTATTTTAATGAAGCTACTGCTCCTGCTCGTGAAACTGTAGAAGTTGCAAACTTACCAAAGTTTGTTAATGTTGAAATTAGTATGATTGCTGTAAAATAATATTTAACTTATCTAAAAAAGTTACGCCTAAACATTTGTTCAGGCGTTTTTTAGTTTTATGACACTGTCCTAAAGTACAATTATTATTACATTAGTATTAATTAGTTTTGGTTTTACAATGATACTTCACCAAACCTTCAATAGGTCTCCTTTCAAAATTCCCTGTCTTAAAACCTAATTCTTGTGCAACTTCTATAATTTCATCTTTACAGAAAAAAGCAATAGATCCAGCAAAATGAACTGGAACCGTTTTTATTTCTTCTTTAAACTGAAGAATCATGTTTTTTGCAAATACGCGAATACCTCTTTTAATAAGTTCTTT includes these proteins:
- a CDS encoding Rid family detoxifying hydrolase, which produces MKKIITTKHAPAPIGPYNQAVLSGNTLYTSGQIALHPETGELVLDDISTETKQVMENMKAVLAAADMTFENVIKSSIFISDMNNFGAINTVYGKYFNEATAPARETVEVANLPKFVNVEISMIAVK
- a CDS encoding MlaD family protein — its product is MKISREVKTAILAIAGITLFIFGFSYLKGTNLLENDIIVYAKYDNVEGLKPSTPVTVNGYAIGKVLDIYFEDEKSGTLIVKMSVDTDFKFSKNSKAELFQNGFIGGKEIQILPAYDNAENAKTGDYLTSTTKEGMMELVNERLTPLQEKIEKVMSETDTLLVGFNNIFDAKAQANLRNSIAGLSATVASFNATAKSLNGLIDTNKAKLDNTLTNFETTSGNLTTMTNKLAKVDIAKTVEELQATIKKFDNVMASVENGEGSIGKLLKDEKLYENLEGASKQMEELLEDMKLNPKRYVHFSLFGKKAKRYDAEGNEIEEKK
- a CDS encoding N-acetylmuramoyl-L-alanine amidase, whose protein sequence is MQTKLKTLFLLIIITLTVSLSVNAQTESGKFIVVLDAGHGGKDPGNLGSGFKEKKIALNIILKVGAALEKMHDFKVIYTRKTDVFIELRERAAIANRADADLFVSVHCDSHTSQAHGAGTFVMSLSKSSQNLSTAKKENEVIYLEDNYEVKYSGFNPDKPESLIGISALAEENLDNSILVANIIQEKMVKLKRKNRKVKQDVFWVLHNTYMPSVLVETGFLTYKKEGSYLNSNKGQTEMSKAIKDGIVSYKKQIDGNFVDSDYIIIKDDENETVIPAEEKIIPNTIFKVQIAAASKKVEPKSYNFKGLKEVSRDKEGKLYKYFYGYTSDINKIQKMKKVAKQKGFKSAFIVAYRDGERISLQKALNSGAK
- a CDS encoding putative LPS assembly protein LptD translates to MHTNRIHILFALSFTVFINTFSFAQVDGEDKSIEIPKEKEVETIKPFTKVNDSIVIPVEKLIATKETDSTETDSIKPKPALLQAIVTYKAKDYNAFNRKEQKMYLYNEAQVNYTDMEITAGSIVIDYSKNLIYAGRTKDTAGVYSQRPVFKQGDNLIEPDSMIFNFKNKKAIIFNSNTEQQGMKIRSERSKKENDSVYFLNKMRITTAENEDDPEYYFMIDKAKLVPNKKIVASSAQMFIYNVPTPIIVPFAFFPLSKKQTSGVIFPSFGEQNDRGYFLQNGGYYFAISDYVDLAVLGDYYTNGSYGLRLENNYKKRYKYNGRLGFRYENLITSERGFSDYAKTTVYNLRWSHTQDTKSSPSSRFSASVNLGSSNYYQQSQNQVNTASFLNNTLASSVSYSKTFEGEPQVNMSLTATHSQNTQTEAINLTLPTLQASVGRVYPFAPKVGSKKGIIQNINLQYSVRGENSIKTTDSLFFKSEMFDDAKIGMKHSIPITTNFKVFNYFSVSANASFDEAWTLNTINRYYDSDLSKTITEDIKGFDAYRTYNFGASVGTTVYGQFNFEDEGEDKKIKAIRHVMRPSISYNINPAFDRYYDSYEVTDINGETIREDEFSRFEGSLFGAPNKTYSSSIGLSLSNNIEAKVRDKDSTITEAKKIILLNNLNFSTSYNLAGDSLRISPVRMSGGTQLFDNKMNVNFGATLDPYALDNNNKKVDEFNIKNGGSLFRLTSANLTLGYSLNSKGNDKKSNTSDRSRTETLDSGGRDDDLFGRSQDFADQRYNEEDDEKEEELGDLYNYNVPWNLRLAYAVNYSNAQRQDEISSHSLMFSGDIEISPKWSIGGSSGYDFKNQGFSYTQLRFARDLMSWRMNFSWIPFSSRSSWNFFIGIKSNILKDLKYEKRLKPDQGL